From Thalassospiraceae bacterium LMO-JJ14:
AAACTGCTTTCCAATATTGCCGACGAAACCATGCGAGAAGGTAACCGGGATGAATACGAAGACGTCTTCAGACGCCGTAAGGCCGTGCTGTGCCATACCCCCATCGTGGCCCGCTCGGGCATCGAATCATCCAGGCTGTCCATTCGTCTACCGTTGAGTGTCGATGGAGAAAATGTTTCCAGGATTTTTTCAGCCGTGGATCCGGACTCCATCAACGAAGATCATTACGCATATTACGGCACATCCCCGAAGCGAGGAATTTAGGTGTGAGCAGAAGCGAAAAAATAACTTTTACCGGCGCGCTGGGCGATGAACTGGCGGCACGACTCGATTCACCGGATGGTAAGGTCAGGGCTTACGCCCTGTTTGCACACTGCTTTACCTGCACCAAGGATATATTTGCCGCCAGCCGAATCGCCGAAGGTCTGACGGCACACGGGATTGCCGTATTGCGTTTCGACTTCACCGGGCTTGGCGCCAGTGAAGGCGAGTTCGCCAACACAAACTTTACCTCGAACGTTGGTGATCTGGTCGCCGCAGCGGGCTATATGCGCGAGCATTTATCGGCCCCGAAAATCCTGATCGGTCATTCCCTGGGCGGTGCCGCTGTCCTTGCCGCCGCGCCTGAAATTGCAGAAGTCGAGGCCGTGTGTACCATCGGCGCGCCGGCAGACCCTGGCCACGTTGCCAACAATTTCGGCGACGACATCAAGAAAATCGATGCCGAAGGCGAAGCTGACGTCACACTTGTCGGCCGTCCGTTCCGTATCAAAAAACAGTTCCTGGACGATATCCGCGCACAGAAGCTCAAGGACATCGTCGCCCGCCTCGGCCGCGCACTGCTGATTTTTCATTCACCTGTCGACAATATCGTCGGCATCGAAAATGCCCAGGAGATCTATATCGCGGCGAAGCATCCAAAAAGTTTCGTGTCGCTGGATAATGCCGATCACCTGCTTTCGAAACGCACCGATGCCGTTTATTGCGCCAACGTCATTGCTGCCTGGGCGGAGCGATATATTGAGGCAGATGTCGAAGCGGACAGCGAAGTTGACGTGCCTGCGGTAGCGGATGGAGTCGTCGTGCAGGAAACGGGGCAGGGCAAGTTTGCCAATATCATATCCGTTGGCGGACGACACTTGCTGCATGCCGACGAACCGCTGAGTGTCGGCGGCAACGACAGCGGACCGTCACCCTATGACTACCTGATGGCCGCCCTTGGCAGTTGTAAGGCCATGACCATGCGTATGTATGCCGAGCGCAAGGGGTGGCCGCTTAAGCAGGCTCGGGTAACACTGCGCCATGATAAAATTCACGCCGAGGATTGTGCCACCTGCGATACCGAAAAAGGCATGGTCGACCGGATAGACGCCGAAATCGCGTTGAGTGGCGATCTATCCGCAGAGCAGCGCCAAAAGATCTTCGAAATCGCCGAACGCTGTCCTGTGCATCAAACGCTGACCCACGAAATCAGCCTCACGGCCAAACTTTTCGAATAGCCCGGGGCTATGCCCACAAGCGACCGGTGGAACCGAGAATGACCGTGATCAGGCCAAGAACGAGATTGATCGCGACGATCTTGCGGATGCGCTCAAGATTATGCCGCGCATCATCCCAGTTCTCACCCGCAACTGCGGTCCTGAAGGCCGCATACGGTTTCATATAAAGATAGATGAACAGGACAATCATCAGCCATCCGGTTCCGTGCATCCAGTGGATGTGAAGGCCAGCGCCGGTAAACCCGCCGAAATCGATGAATATCTGCCAATAACCGGTTGCCGGAATCACCACCACGGCGATCCAGACCCAATAAAAGAAACGCCCGAAGACACGATTCCACAGCTTGAGCCGCTCGGGCGGTGGTTCGATCGCAGGGACGCTTGGCCGCAATACCTGATAGGCGAAAAACATACCGCCGACCCAAACGACGGCAAACAGGGCATGCAAGCCCAACATAAATGGTGACAGTTCGATCAT
This genomic window contains:
- a CDS encoding bifunctional alpha/beta hydrolase/OsmC family protein; translated protein: MSRSEKITFTGALGDELAARLDSPDGKVRAYALFAHCFTCTKDIFAASRIAEGLTAHGIAVLRFDFTGLGASEGEFANTNFTSNVGDLVAAAGYMREHLSAPKILIGHSLGGAAVLAAAPEIAEVEAVCTIGAPADPGHVANNFGDDIKKIDAEGEADVTLVGRPFRIKKQFLDDIRAQKLKDIVARLGRALLIFHSPVDNIVGIENAQEIYIAAKHPKSFVSLDNADHLLSKRTDAVYCANVIAAWAERYIEADVEADSEVDVPAVADGVVVQETGQGKFANIISVGGRHLLHADEPLSVGGNDSGPSPYDYLMAALGSCKAMTMRMYAERKGWPLKQARVTLRHDKIHAEDCATCDTEKGMVDRIDAEIALSGDLSAEQRQKIFEIAERCPVHQTLTHEISLTAKLFE
- a CDS encoding CopD family protein, yielding MIELSPFMLGLHALFAVVWVGGMFFAYQVLRPSVPAIEPPPERLKLWNRVFGRFFYWVWIAVVVIPATGYWQIFIDFGGFTGAGLHIHWMHGTGWLMIVLFIYLYMKPYAAFRTAVAGENWDDARHNLERIRKIVAINLVLGLITVILGSTGRLWA